Below is a window of Lacrimispora xylanolytica DNA.
GCTGATGGCATAATTCACATCACAGGAAACTCCATCACCCTTTGTATAATTTAAGTCGCAGCCTTCGCCTTCTTCTACCAGTCCGGCTGTGGCATGGATGAATCCGTCTTCTATGGATTTTACACAGGCAATGAATTCTACACCGCCTGCCGCTCCTAAAAGATGGCCTATCATGGATTTTGTTGAGCTGATCTTAACGTCCTTTGCATGATCTCCAAGGGCTCCTTTGATCGCCAGGGTCTCAAACAAGTCGTTATGATGGGTGCTGGTGCCATGGGCGTTGACGTAATCGATGTCTTTTGGTGTGATACCAGCATCCTTAATGGCCTCGGTCATGGCTCTTGCCGCACCGCTACCATCTTCTGCCGGGGAAGTGATATGGTATGCATCACAGGTAGAACCGTATCCGGCTACTTCGCCGTAAATAACAGCTCCACGACTTATGGCATGCTCAAGTTCTTCCAAAATCACAACACCTGCGCCCTCGCCCATGACAAAACCGCTTCTATCCTTATCAAATGGGATGGAGGCGCGGAGAGGATCATCCGAAGTAGTCAGTGCAGTAAGAGCCGTAAAACCAGCCACACCGATTGGTGAAATACTGGCCTCAGCGCCGCCTGCTACCATAACATCCGCTTCCCCATACTGGATGGACCGGAACGCTTCCCCGATGGAATGGGTTCCAGTTGCGCAGGCGGTCACTACATTGATGCACTTTCCTTTTAATCCGAACTGAATGCCCACATTACCTGCCGCCATATTGGATATCATCATAGGAACCAAAAGGGGATTCACCCTTCCAGGTCCTTTTTCCAGAAGCTTTTTATGTTCCCGCTCTAAGGCCTGAAGGCTTCCGATTCCGGAACCTACGCTTACGCCCACGCGATAAGGATCTTCCTTTTCCATATCAATGCCAGACATGGAAAGCGCTTCCTTTGTTGCAGCTACTGCAAACTGTGCGAACCGCTCCATTCTCTTGGCTGCTTTCACATCCATGTAATCTTTGGCATCGAAATCCTTTACTTCTGCTGCCAGCTTTGCTTTATATTCTGTCGTATCAAACTGAGTGATTTCACCAAAGCCAAGCTTCTTTTCCTTAAGTCCGTTCCAGAAGCTATCTACATCATTACCAATGGGAGTAATCGCTCCCATGCCAGTCACAACAACTCTTCTCTTCATACCAATTCACCTTTCCTTTATCATGCAAGGGCATTTCTTCTACTAAGCCAGTCTTATAAGGTACCATCGTACTCTTCTGCTACATTGCCATGCCGCCGTCTACACAAAGCACCTGGCCTGTGATATATCCGGCCTCCTCTGATGCTAAAAATGCAACTGCGTGGGCAATATCATCTGCGGAACCAAACTGCTTCATAGGAATCTGTTCCATGGAAGCGTTCTTAACAGCGTCAGAGAGAACCTCTGTCATATCCGTCGTAATAAATCCAGGTGCCACTGCATTCACCGTAATACCTCTGCTTGCTGCTTCTCTTGCAAAGGATTTTGTGATACCAATGACTCCAGCCTTAGCTGCACAGTAATTTGCCTGACCTGCATTGCCAAGAACACCGGAAACAGAAGAAATATTGATGATTCTTCCGCCCTTTTGCTTGATCATCTGGCGGGAAACGTGCTTCATACAGTTAAAAACGCCTTTTAAGTTGGTATGAATAACGGAATCAAACTCATCCTCAGACATCTTCATAAGAAGATTATCTCTTGTAATCCCTGCATTGTTTACAAGAATATCAAGTTTTCCATACTTCTTAATCACTGAGGCAAAAAATGTACCGGCACTTTCGTAATCAGATACATTGCACTGAATGGCCTCTGCCTTACCGCCCTTTGCTTCGATTTCTCTTACCACTTCCTGAGCTTTTTCCTCAGAACCATTGTAATTTACAACAACCGTTGCTCCCTGCATTGCAAGCTTACTGGCAATTGCGCGGCCAATTCCTCTGCTGGCTCCGGTTACTACTGCGATCTTACCGTCTAACATCTTTTTACCTCCCTTTTTATAAATCGGATAACTTCTCTAAATCTTCCAGCTTTTCTATATTTAAGACTGTTACATCTCTTTTGATCTTTTTTATAAATCCTGCCAGTGTCTTACCTGGTCCGATTTCAATAAATGTATCCACACCGTCTGCCAGCATGGCTTCCACGCTTTGCTGCCAGCGGACAGAAGAGGACACCTGCTTTTTCAGTAAATCCTTCACTGCTTCTTTCTCTGTTACATACTGAGCGGTTACATTGGACACATAAGGAATCACAGGTTCGTTAATGTCAACCTCATCCAGTACCTCTCCCAGCTTTTCTCCGGCACCTCTTAACATATCAGAATGAAATGGGCCGCTTACATTTAACAGGATGGCACGCTTTGCACCAGCACTTAAAAGCTTTTCATTGGCTTTTTCAACCATTTCTTTCTTACCGGAGATTACAATCTGCCCGGGGCAGTTATAATTTGCGATCTGGACTCCTTCCATATCGCTTAATACTTCTTCAATCTCAGATGCCTCCATGGAGAGTATGGCAGCCATGGCTCCCAGCCCCTGAGGCACTGCTTCCTGCATGAGAATTCCTCTCTGTCTGACCGTCTTAATGGCATCCTCGTCACTCATGACGCCGGAGGCCGCAAGTGCACAATATTCTCCCAGGCTTAAGCCGGCGGCCACAGAAGGCTTAATGCCCTTTTCTGCTTCCAGTACCCGCATCATGGCAATGCTGGTGGTAACCATAGCCGCCTGGGTATATTCGGTAATATCCAGCCGGTCATTTTTTTCAAAACACAGCTCTGGTACGGAAAATCCTAAAAGCTCTGAGGCTTTATCGAATACTTCCTTACCAATTGCTGTCTTTTCATAAAAATCCTGGCCCATGCCACAGTACTGGGCGCCCTGGCCCGGGAAAATAAATGCAATCTTGCTCATAATTTATACTCCTTATTAACGGCCAAGCAGCTTACTTGCCTGTTCCATCATCTCTTCAATCATTTCCTTACAGGTCTGCTCTTTGTCGATCAGCCCTGCGATCTGGCCGGCCATAACCGTACCATTTATAACGTCACCCTCCTGAACCGCTTTTCTAAGGGTACCAAGAGTTAAGTACTCAAGCTCTTCAAAAGACTTGCCTTCCTGTTCCAGCTTCGCATATTCTCTGGTCATCTGGTTTCTTAAGCTTCTTACCGGATGGCCATGGGAACGGCCCGTTACGGATGAATCAATGTCCTTTGCCTTAATAATTCTCTGCTTGTAATTATCATGTACGATGGATTCCTTGGAAACCACAAACCGGGTTCCAACCTGAACACCTTCTGCTCCAAGCATAAATGCCGCAGCAATTCCTCTGCCATCACCAATACCACCGGCTGCAATGACCGGTATGGATACGGCATCTGCCACCTGAGGAACCAGAGTCATCGTGGTCTGCTCTCCAATATGACCGCCGGATTCATTCCCCTCAGCCACAATAGCGTCAGCGCCATAACGTTCCATACGCTTTGCAAGAGCCACAGAAGCGACTACCGGAATCACCTTAATTCCTGCTGCCTTCCACATCTCAAAATACTTCTCCGGATTTCCGGCACCCGTAGTAACCACACGGATTCCTTCCTCCACTATAACCTTTGCTACATCATCCGCATGAGGGCTTAAAAGCATAACATTGACTCCAAGAGGTTTCTTTGTCAGCTCTTTTGCCTTACGAATCTCCTCACGCACCACCTCACCCGGGGCATTGGCTCCGCCGATCAGCCCAAGGCCGCCGGCCTCAGAAACTGCTGCTGCAAGATGATGTTCCGCTACCCAGGCCATTCCGCCCTGGATTATCGGGTATTCCACTCCCAAAAGTTCGGTAATTCTGGTTTTCATTACGCTTCCACGCCCTTTGCTTTTAAATAGTCCATAACCTGCTGTACCGTTGTAAGCTTCTCTAAGTCCTCAGAAGGAATCTCAACGGAATACTCATCTTCCAGCGCCATAACAAGCTCAAATAAATCAAGTGAATCTGCTCCAAGATCCTCTTTAAAAGAAGATTCCGCCTTAATTACTGATGTTTCAACATTTAACTGCTCCGCAATGATTTCCTGCATTTTCTCTAACATATTATTAATCTCCTCTTTATTCAAATATTATATACTATTACTTTGACATTCAAAGTATTAGTCAAAATCATTACCACTCTAAAAGAGTGGCTCCCCAGGTAAGTCCTGCGCCAAAGCCAGCGAGTATAATCTTATCTCCCCGCTCTATCTTTCCCTCCCGGTTCATCTCATCCAGTAAAATAGGTACCGTAGCCGCTGAGGTGTTTCCGAACCGTTCCAAATTGGTAGGAAACTTCTCCATGGGCACCTTTAACCTTTTCGCGATGGATTCAAAAATCCGGTAGTTTGCCTGATGCAGTATAAAGTATTTAATTTCATCTATAGGTGTATTGCTCTCTGACAGCACGGTATGGATTGATTCTGGTACCGTCTTTACAGCAAACTTAAAAACTTCCTGTCCGTCCATGGTCATATATCCAAGCTCTGGCTCTGTTTTCGTAAGAAAGTTTCCAGTGGTACGTGACCGGCACTCCAAAGCGCTTGATTTTCTTCCGTCAGATCCAAGTGTCATGTAAAAGCTTCCGTTCTCTTCTGCCTTTACAACCGCAGCTCCAGCTCCGTCACCAAAAAGAACACAGGTACTTCTGTCCTTCCAGTCAATAATCTTACTTAAGGTATCAGCTCCAATGATCAGCCCTGTCTGATAAATTCCCGCTTTAAAAAAGCTGTGAACCGTATTCAAAGCGAATACAAATCCGGAACAGGCCGCACTGATATCAAATGCCACTGCCCTATGTGCCCCAATGGCCGCCTGGACTTCACATGCCCCGCTTGGAAAACAGTGATCCGCAGTAGAGGTAGCAAGAATAATGATGTCTAAATCCTCCGCTGCTACGCCTGCCTGCTTTAAGGCTTCTGCCGCTGCAAGAGTCGCCAGATGGGAGGTTCCCGATTCTTCCGACGCAATCCTTCTTTCCCGGATTCCCGTCCTGGTACGGATCCATTCATCATTGGTATCCACGATCTTTGAGAGATCGTCATTGGTCACTACCTGTTCCGGTACCGCAGAGCCGGTTCCAATTATTTTAGTAGTCATATATTCCCCCATTCATGCACCGGTCTTTCTGGCGAAATCACCATCATACGGCCGCATGCCTCGTTGGATTGTTTTATATATCAAATATTTTGAATTTCAAAATAATTTTATAAAAAGTTAGGTAAATTGTCAAGAGAATTTTTATAATTCATTTTTTATCAAGTACTGATAAACTTCCCGTTTGCTGATTCCACGGTCCTTTGCCACCATGCGCATGGCCTCCTTGCGGTCGATTCCCTTGTCTTCATAAAGAGCCATATGCTCTTCCAAAGACATCTCTTCAAAGGACTTTATCTCGGCTTCTTTTATCTCCTGAAAGCTTTTCCCTTCTATTACAATGACACACTCTCCCTTGGGGTCCTCTGTCTCATACGTTTCTAAAGCCTCCACAAAGGTTGTCCGAAAAGCCGTCTCATATCGCTTAGTCAGCTCTCTGCATATGGTAATTCTTCGATTACCAAGTGTCTCCAAAAGCTCACTTAAAGTTTTAACCAGCCGATGAGGTGCCTCATAAATAATTATGGTTCTTGTTTCATTCTGAAGCTCTGAAAGAATCCACTGCTTTTCCTTCTTATCCGTTGGGAGAAATGCTTCAAAACAGAATCTTCTTGTCCCAAGTCCGGAAAGAGTTAATGCTGTAATACAGGCCGCAGGTCCTGGAAGAGAGGTGACCTCAATTCCTGCCTCATAACACTGCTTTACCAGCTCTTCTCCCGGATCTGAGATTCCAGGAGTACCTGCATCCGTAATTAAGGCTATGGATACCCCTTCTCCCATCTTTTCTACTAAGTACCTGGCCTTTTCCACCTTATTGTACTCATGATAGCTGGTCATCGGCGTCTTAATATCAAAATGGTTCAACAGCTTAATGCTGTGTCTGGTATCCTCCGCAGCAATTAAATCCACTTCCTTTAATGTATTTAAAACCCTCAGGGTGATATCATCAAGATTCCCAATAGGGGTTGCACACAAATATAACTTTCCCTTATTTCCTTCCATGTCTCTCACTCCCGGTTTCTTTCTTCCACCTACGTTTTATCAATACCCGTAGATGGTATAAATCTCATCCGTATACACGCCCTGCTCCTTGTATACGATAATAGGCGCCTCAACCTTAATCATGGACTTACCGCCCCGGACAGCCTCGATTAAGACCATGTTGGCTTCCCGGTCAACAAACGGGTGAACCATCTTCATCCGTTTTGGCTCCATTCCATAATTCTTTAATGACGTTATAATTTCAATTAACCGGTGAGGCCGGTGTACCATATAAAACCTTCCCCCTGGCTTTAACAATCTGGAGGCTTCTCTTGTCACATCATCTAAGGTACAGAGCACCTCATGACGGGCAATCGCCTTTGGAAGGTCCGGGTTCTTAAGGCCATGAGCATCATTCATATATGGAGGATTTGACGTCACTACGTCAAAGGAAGCCGCACCAAATAAACGGCTGGCTTCCTTAATATCTCCTGTTACAATGCTAAGTTTATCTTCCAAATGGTTTAAAGCGACACTCCGTCTGGCCATATCAGCCACTTCCTCCTGGATCTCTAGGCCAGTATAATGAATCCCATCATACTTGGCTTCCAGAAGAATGGGAATAATTCCTGTCCCTGTTCCCAAATCCACCGCACGCTCTCCCGGCTTTACAATTGCAAAGCCAGATAAAAGTACGGCATCCATTCCAAAACAGAACCCATTTTGTTTCTGTATAATCTGATAACCATTGCGCTGCAGGTCATCAATCCGTTCGTTGTCTTTTAAATCAATTATCATCGAGCTTGGACTTTCCTTCTTTCTTTTCCAGAGCCTCAAGTGCCTTTAGCTCTGCATCCGTAACCTGGTTCTTCTCTCTTCTGCGTCTTGGCTTAAACTTTAACTGCTCCACCTTATATTCCCGGATTTCTTTTTCATCCTTGATGGTGACAATGACCTTAACAAGCTGCCTTAAAACGCTGACGGAGTGAACCTCTCCCTTTAAATTATCATCCGTAGTTACGAAATCACCTACATTAGGAAGCTTGCTGTTAAGCTCTTCATAGGTTTCCTCTTCGTTCTTCAAACAGCACATCAGTCTTCCGCAGACACCGGAAATCTTCGTTGGATTCAGAGAAAGATTCTGTTCCTTTGCCATCTTAATGGATACCGGAATAAATTCAGAAAGGTAAGAATGACAGCATAAGGTTCTTCCACAGATACCAATTCCCCCTACGATCTTTGTCTCGTCCCTGACACCCACCTGGCGAAGCTCGATTCTCGTCTTAAATACAGAAGCCAGATCCTTTACAAGCTCCCTGAAATCGATTCTTCCATCGGCAGTAAAATAGAACAATACCTTATTATTGTCAAAGGTGTATTCC
It encodes the following:
- the fabF gene encoding beta-ketoacyl-ACP synthase II; translated protein: MKRRVVVTGMGAITPIGNDVDSFWNGLKEKKLGFGEITQFDTTEYKAKLAAEVKDFDAKDYMDVKAAKRMERFAQFAVAATKEALSMSGIDMEKEDPYRVGVSVGSGIGSLQALEREHKKLLEKGPGRVNPLLVPMMISNMAAGNVGIQFGLKGKCINVVTACATGTHSIGEAFRSIQYGEADVMVAGGAEASISPIGVAGFTALTALTTSDDPLRASIPFDKDRSGFVMGEGAGVVILEELEHAISRGAVIYGEVAGYGSTCDAYHITSPAEDGSGAARAMTEAIKDAGITPKDIDYVNAHGTSTHHNDLFETLAIKGALGDHAKDVKISSTKSMIGHLLGAAGGVEFIACVKSIEDGFIHATAGLVEEGEGCDLNYTKGDGVSCDVNYAISNSLGFGGHNASILVKKYKA
- the fabG gene encoding 3-oxoacyl-[acyl-carrier-protein] reductase, with amino-acid sequence MLDGKIAVVTGASRGIGRAIASKLAMQGATVVVNYNGSEEKAQEVVREIEAKGGKAEAIQCNVSDYESAGTFFASVIKKYGKLDILVNNAGITRDNLLMKMSEDEFDSVIHTNLKGVFNCMKHVSRQMIKQKGGRIINISSVSGVLGNAGQANYCAAKAGVIGITKSFAREAASRGITVNAVAPGFITTDMTEVLSDAVKNASMEQIPMKQFGSADDIAHAVAFLASEEAGYITGQVLCVDGGMAM
- the fabD gene encoding ACP S-malonyltransferase, which produces MSKIAFIFPGQGAQYCGMGQDFYEKTAIGKEVFDKASELLGFSVPELCFEKNDRLDITEYTQAAMVTTSIAMMRVLEAEKGIKPSVAAGLSLGEYCALAASGVMSDEDAIKTVRQRGILMQEAVPQGLGAMAAILSMEASEIEEVLSDMEGVQIANYNCPGQIVISGKKEMVEKANEKLLSAGAKRAILLNVSGPFHSDMLRGAGEKLGEVLDEVDINEPVIPYVSNVTAQYVTEKEAVKDLLKKQVSSSVRWQQSVEAMLADGVDTFIEIGPGKTLAGFIKKIKRDVTVLNIEKLEDLEKLSDL
- the fabK gene encoding enoyl-[acyl-carrier-protein] reductase FabK, whose product is MKTRITELLGVEYPIIQGGMAWVAEHHLAAAVSEAGGLGLIGGANAPGEVVREEIRKAKELTKKPLGVNVMLLSPHADDVAKVIVEEGIRVVTTGAGNPEKYFEMWKAAGIKVIPVVASVALAKRMERYGADAIVAEGNESGGHIGEQTTMTLVPQVADAVSIPVIAAGGIGDGRGIAAAFMLGAEGVQVGTRFVVSKESIVHDNYKQRIIKAKDIDSSVTGRSHGHPVRSLRNQMTREYAKLEQEGKSFEELEYLTLGTLRKAVQEGDVINGTVMAGQIAGLIDKEQTCKEMIEEMMEQASKLLGR
- the acpP gene encoding acyl carrier protein; this encodes MLEKMQEIIAEQLNVETSVIKAESSFKEDLGADSLDLFELVMALEDEYSVEIPSEDLEKLTTVQQVMDYLKAKGVEA
- a CDS encoding beta-ketoacyl-ACP synthase III, whose protein sequence is MTTKIIGTGSAVPEQVVTNDDLSKIVDTNDEWIRTRTGIRERRIASEESGTSHLATLAAAEALKQAGVAAEDLDIIILATSTADHCFPSGACEVQAAIGAHRAVAFDISAACSGFVFALNTVHSFFKAGIYQTGLIIGADTLSKIIDWKDRSTCVLFGDGAGAAVVKAEENGSFYMTLGSDGRKSSALECRSRTTGNFLTKTEPELGYMTMDGQEVFKFAVKTVPESIHTVLSESNTPIDEIKYFILHQANYRIFESIAKRLKVPMEKFPTNLERFGNTSAATVPILLDEMNREGKIERGDKIILAGFGAGLTWGATLLEW
- the rsmI gene encoding 16S rRNA (cytidine(1402)-2'-O)-methyltransferase; this translates as MEGNKGKLYLCATPIGNLDDITLRVLNTLKEVDLIAAEDTRHSIKLLNHFDIKTPMTSYHEYNKVEKARYLVEKMGEGVSIALITDAGTPGISDPGEELVKQCYEAGIEVTSLPGPAACITALTLSGLGTRRFCFEAFLPTDKKEKQWILSELQNETRTIIIYEAPHRLVKTLSELLETLGNRRITICRELTKRYETAFRTTFVEALETYETEDPKGECVIVIEGKSFQEIKEAEIKSFEEMSLEEHMALYEDKGIDRKEAMRMVAKDRGISKREVYQYLIKNEL
- a CDS encoding tRNA1(Val) (adenine(37)-N6)-methyltransferase is translated as MIIDLKDNERIDDLQRNGYQIIQKQNGFCFGMDAVLLSGFAIVKPGERAVDLGTGTGIIPILLEAKYDGIHYTGLEIQEEVADMARRSVALNHLEDKLSIVTGDIKEASRLFGAASFDVVTSNPPYMNDAHGLKNPDLPKAIARHEVLCTLDDVTREASRLLKPGGRFYMVHRPHRLIEIITSLKNYGMEPKRMKMVHPFVDREANMVLIEAVRGGKSMIKVEAPIIVYKEQGVYTDEIYTIYGY
- a CDS encoding PSP1 domain-containing protein, producing the protein MVKVIGVRFRNAGKIYYFDPMSLEVKTGDHVIVETARGVEYGFVVLGCREVEEEKVVQPLKPVIRMATKADDEVEKKNHEKEKEAFKICKEKIRKHGLQMKLIDAEYTFDNNKVLFYFTADGRIDFRELVKDLASVFKTRIELRQVGVRDETKIVGGIGICGRTLCCHSYLSEFIPVSIKMAKEQNLSLNPTKISGVCGRLMCCLKNEEETYEELNSKLPNVGDFVTTDDNLKGEVHSVSVLRQLVKVIVTIKDEKEIREYKVEQLKFKPRRRREKNQVTDAELKALEALEKKEGKSKLDDN